Proteins encoded in a region of the Chitinivorax sp. B genome:
- a CDS encoding isochorismatase gives MSIPKIATYPMPAANTMPTNRMDWLPDPKRAVLLIHDMQQYFINFFDPAAAPVPELISNLRALRDACDAAGIPVVYTAQPGEQPLTERGLLQPFWGPGITAKPDQTPIVDGLTPREQDIVLTKWRYSAFYRSDLLERMRAQGRDQLIIGGVYAHIGCMVTAVEAFMFDIQPFMVGDAVADFSADEHAMALRYVTQRCGVVVNTTQAVAALKPAANPLPGSYEALRAEIATLLQMPASDLMPDDNLLLLGLDSIRLMSLVEQWRAAGSETAFVELAEKPTLGDWWQLIQPQQHT, from the coding sequence ATGAGCATTCCGAAGATTGCCACCTACCCAATGCCCGCCGCTAACACCATGCCCACCAATCGCATGGACTGGCTACCCGACCCTAAACGCGCGGTGTTGCTGATTCATGACATGCAACAGTACTTCATCAACTTTTTCGATCCTGCTGCTGCCCCTGTTCCTGAATTGATCAGCAACCTACGGGCATTGCGTGATGCCTGCGACGCTGCCGGCATACCAGTTGTGTATACAGCCCAGCCAGGAGAACAACCGTTGACTGAACGCGGCCTGCTTCAGCCATTCTGGGGCCCCGGCATCACTGCCAAGCCGGACCAGACTCCGATCGTTGATGGCCTGACACCTCGCGAGCAGGATATCGTACTGACCAAATGGCGTTACAGCGCCTTCTACCGCAGCGATCTGCTGGAACGGATGCGGGCGCAGGGGCGTGACCAACTGATCATCGGTGGTGTCTATGCCCATATCGGCTGCATGGTGACAGCCGTGGAAGCTTTCATGTTCGATATCCAACCCTTCATGGTTGGCGATGCAGTGGCAGACTTCTCGGCCGATGAACATGCTATGGCCCTACGTTATGTCACCCAGCGCTGTGGCGTGGTAGTCAACACTACCCAGGCCGTGGCCGCACTGAAACCCGCAGCGAACCCATTACCAGGTAGCTATGAAGCACTGCGCGCTGAGATCGCCACGCTGCTGCAGATGCCTGCCTCCGACCTGATGCCGGATGACAACCTGCTATTGCTGGGACTGGATTCAATCCGCTTGATGAGTCTGGTTGAACAATGGCGGGCCGCGGGCAGCGAGACT
- a CDS encoding (2,3-dihydroxybenzoyl)adenylate synthase has protein sequence MSRLPLAGFTAWPDAFAQRYRELGYWQGETLGQLLKARAHTFSDRTALVCGERRWSYAELDQHTDRLAAGLHKLGITAQDRVVVQLPNIAEFFVACFALFRLGALPVFALPAHRKTEITHFCQFAQARAYIIADQDGGFDYRTLAREVKAVAPSLQHVIIVGDAQEFVSFDALYSEPVALPGPNADEVAFLQLSGGSTGLPKLIPRTHDDYLYSVRESATICGLTPDSIYLCVLPVAHNFPISSPGTLGVFHAGGCVVLARRPAPDDAFPLIAREKVTMTAVVPPIAMIWLEAAQKRPDDLSSLQLLQVGGAKFSEEAARRIKPVLGCQLQQVFGMAEGLVNYTRFDDDETVIVTTQGRPISTDDEIRVVDDEDREVAPGETGNLLTRGPYTIRGYYLADEHNTRAFTSDGFYRTGDVVRRLPSGHLIVEGRAKDQINRGGEKIAAEEVENHLLAHPQVHDAAIVAMPDAYLGEKSCAFIVTRGEPLRAIDLLRFLQARGMAQYKLPDRIEFVDAFPKTSVGKVNKRVLRERIVAQLAPQTSIT, from the coding sequence ATGAGCCGCCTCCCATTAGCGGGCTTTACCGCATGGCCTGATGCATTTGCCCAGCGTTATCGGGAACTGGGTTATTGGCAGGGTGAAACCCTGGGCCAACTTTTGAAAGCCCGCGCTCATACTTTTTCCGATCGCACGGCACTGGTATGTGGTGAACGCCGCTGGAGCTATGCTGAGCTGGATCAGCACACTGATCGTCTGGCTGCAGGACTTCACAAGCTGGGCATTACCGCTCAGGACCGCGTCGTTGTCCAACTGCCCAATATCGCGGAATTCTTTGTCGCCTGCTTTGCGCTGTTCCGATTGGGGGCATTACCCGTATTCGCCCTGCCGGCCCATCGCAAAACCGAAATCACCCACTTCTGCCAGTTTGCACAGGCCCGTGCCTATATCATTGCCGATCAAGATGGGGGCTTTGACTACCGTACTCTGGCGCGGGAAGTAAAGGCGGTCGCCCCGAGCCTGCAGCACGTGATCATCGTGGGTGATGCACAGGAATTTGTCAGCTTCGACGCTTTATATAGTGAACCAGTCGCCTTGCCCGGCCCCAATGCTGACGAAGTGGCTTTTCTGCAACTGTCTGGTGGCAGTACCGGGCTGCCGAAACTGATCCCCCGCACGCATGATGACTATCTATACAGCGTACGCGAAAGCGCCACCATTTGCGGGTTGACACCAGACAGCATCTACCTGTGCGTATTACCGGTAGCCCACAATTTCCCGATCAGCTCGCCAGGTACGTTGGGTGTGTTTCATGCCGGTGGTTGCGTGGTGTTGGCCCGCCGCCCGGCACCCGATGATGCCTTCCCGTTGATTGCCCGCGAGAAGGTCACCATGACCGCCGTGGTCCCCCCCATTGCCATGATCTGGCTGGAAGCTGCACAAAAAAGGCCAGATGACCTCTCCAGCTTGCAATTATTGCAGGTGGGTGGTGCCAAATTCAGCGAAGAAGCGGCCCGCCGGATCAAACCGGTACTGGGTTGCCAACTGCAGCAGGTATTCGGCATGGCAGAAGGCCTGGTCAACTACACCCGCTTTGACGATGACGAAACCGTGATTGTCACCACCCAAGGTCGGCCAATTTCAACTGATGACGAAATCCGGGTTGTCGACGACGAAGACCGGGAGGTCGCGCCAGGTGAGACTGGCAATCTGCTGACACGTGGCCCATACACGATTCGTGGCTATTATCTGGCAGACGAACACAACACTCGAGCCTTCACCAGCGACGGATTTTACCGCACCGGTGATGTGGTTCGACGTCTGCCAAGCGGCCACCTGATTGTTGAAGGCCGTGCCAAAGACCAGATCAATCGCGGCGGTGAAAAGATTGCAGCCGAAGAAGTGGAAAACCACTTGCTGGCTCACCCTCAAGTGCATGATGCCGCTATCGTTGCCATGCCAGACGCCTATCTGGGTGAAAAGAGCTGCGCTTTCATCGTGACCCGTGGTGAACCATTACGTGCCATCGACCTGTTGCGTTTTCTTCAAGCGAGGGGCATGGCGCAGTACAAACTGCCAGATCGGATTGAGTTTGTTGATGCCTTCCCCAAAACCAGTGTCGGCAAAGTCAACAAACGCGTACTGCGCGAACGGATCGTGGCACAACTTGCACCCCAGACATCAATAACCTGA